A window of the Cryptosporidium parvum Iowa II chromosome 7, whole genome shotgun sequence genome harbors these coding sequences:
- a CDS encoding cysteine-rich protein, which translates to MPSNNICSPITNSNDENSNALISSGCKSTDCHCEGNGVVTTHTTSPNVTQKCYITNSGCHEAIVTTTTQEVKRHKCPPKIQKIHEHISQPINYNCSSQLGNVPCNIMMNPCACSVSRSSCHRTNHCNCSNGSVQFMCCNKYANSGCGCSCCCCSTSSVQTTLYPVYMSFPYNQGRNINVPYTVYSTPLSHTYNPLTDNQYSYQY; encoded by the coding sequence ATGccttcaaataatatttgctCCCCGAtaacaaattcaaatgatgaaaattcaaatgcGTTAATCTCATCTGGGTGTAAGTCAACTGATTGTCATTGCGAAGGTAATGGGGTCGTAACCACTCATACTACATCACCAAACGTCACCCAGAAATGCTACATTACTAATTCAGGCTGTCATGAAGCAATTGTAACAACAACAACACAAGAAGTAAAAAGGCACAAATGTCCACCAAAAATCCAAAAGATTCACGAACATATTAGCCAACCTATAAACTATAATTGTTCGTCTCAATTAGGAAACGTGCCATGCAATATAATGATGAACCCATGCGCGTGTAGTGTTTCAAGAAGCTCATGCCACAGGACTAATCATTGTAACTGTAGTAATGGAAGTGTTCAGTTTATGTGCTGTAATAAGTACGCAAATAGTGGATGTGGATGTTCATGTTGTTGCTGTTCTACATCGAGCGTTCAGACTACGTTATATCCTGTATATATGTCGTTCCCATATAATCAGGGCAGAAATATCAATGTTCCCTACACAGTTTATTCAACGCCATTAAGCCATACATACAATCCACTCACAGATAATCAATACtcttatcaatattaa
- a CDS encoding rhomboid family membrane associated protease, 7 transmembrane domain (transcripts identified by EST), protein MSDRKIFDIQSLNSHTELMNQQMPLSEDSSVVLSKEGNSKELDITTESFKFDESDSSKNHVVQPKSEENIEGKSSLKNGRTIEIKRGKHTPRNSLFLTMFCCIGGDSSVARLKVSYLATTFFASSIIFVFIQELVISQLTNGYSIIKIPDGYLFGPPPQVVFDMGALDTNLVRNGQLARLFWSFWLHTGFIHLFINLSCQIILGIILETRWVIWRYAILYLLGGISGNLASAVLDPCTISAGSSACFFALLAGIIVLLLENWRNSRWQFLYVLLVIIASLIGISLSFMSNTDNWAHIGGFVAGLLWSFASMESFSRKSKALRKSIKSSGKNTIQLPSQDNVQLSLQIKPTDVEVGHSKSQFEETSIVDSISDNEAKNEYVKGRFIPANCACSGGVQTVRVISLLLLLSLLTIGFLFLLYKPLYTKFNLVLGHLSFSGIQKCSCCDSPEGVFWCSSSPTWIRRCG, encoded by the coding sequence ATGTCTGACAGAAAGATTTTTGATATTCAGTCTTTAAATAGTCATACAGAGTTAATGAATCAACAGATGCCCTTAAGTGAAGATAGTTCGGTAGTGCTATCTAAAGAAGGTAATAGTAAGGAGTTGGATATAACCACAgaatcatttaaatttgatgaaaGTGATAGTTCCAAAAATCATGTTGTACAACCAAAAtcagaagaaaatattgaaggTAAAAGTTCACTAAAAAATGGAAGAACGATTGAAATTAAACGTGGCAAACACACACCTAGGAATTCACTCTTTCTAACGATGTTTTGTTGTATTGGCGGTGACTCAAGTGTAGCAAGGCTTAAGGTTTCATATTTGGCTACAACCTTTTTTGCATctagtattatttttgtttttatacAAGAGCTAGTAATTAGCCAGCTTACGAACGGTTATtctattataaaaataccTGATGGATATTTGTTTGGACCTCCTCCTCAGGTAGTTTTTGATATGGGAGCATTAGATACGAATCTCGTTAGAAATGGGCAGTTGGCTCGACTCTTTTGGTCATTTTGGCTTCACACTGGATTTATCCATCTCTTCATTAATCTTTCATGTCAAATAATACTTGGCATTATTCTAGAGACTCGCTGGGTTATATGGAGATATGCGATACTTTACTTATTGGGTGGTATTTCTGGTAATTTAGCCTCTGCAGTCTTGGATCCGTGCACAATCTCTGCCGGCTCATCAGCTTGCTTCTTTGCGCTTTTGGCAGGGATTATTGTATTACTATTAGAAAATTGGAGAAATTCTCGGTGGCAATTTTTATACGTTCTATTAGTTATTATTGCCTCTTTAATAGGGATTTCCTTAAGTTTCATGTCAAACACAGATAATTGGGCCCATATCGGTGGATTTGTTGCAGGATTATTATGGTCCTTTGCAAGCATGGAGtcattttcaagaaaatcCAAAGCTTTACgtaaatcaataaaatctTCAGGAAAAAATACGATTCAATTGCCAAGTCAAGATAATGTTCAGCTTTCACTTCAAATTAAGCCAACTGATGTTGAAGTCGGTCATTCCAAAAGCCAGTTTGAAGAAACTTCAATAGTAGATTCTATTTCTGATAACGAAgctaaaaatgaatatgtTAAAGGACGCTTTATCCCAGCAAATTGCGCATGCAGCGGCGGTGTTCAAACTGTCAGGGTTATCTCTTTactgttattattatcgTTACTAACTATTGGgtttttgtttttgttaTATAAGCCATTGTACACTAAGTTCAATTTGGTTTTAGGCCATCTCTCATTCTCAGGCATACAAAAATGCAGTTGCTGCGATTCGCCCGAAGGCGTATTCTGGTGCTCGAGTTCCCCAACATGGATTAGAAGATGTGGATAA
- a CDS encoding importin/karyopherin (transcripts identified by EST) produces MDLTQVLLNCHNSVESIRKNAEQQLQAAQEQNIGEYLTLLAEELFNESKPELSRQLAGLLLKNAVSGIEPRIDIERRGMWISLPQNVTSKIKALVLESILSPVASVRGASCQVIAKLGRVELPCKRWPELLPYLIRLVQNNSDNKMSIIYKRSSLTALGYLCEDSKILENEVSSLIITEDISNQILTAIVQGMNDPDSETALAATKSFYYALYFARSNFSNEMERNLIFQVLCTLCGTEGNKRELLQTAAYECLVSIATEYYDYLGSYLSVLTPMTIKGIKGVYEPVSICCIEFWNTIADLEIELSLEDEHNNTSPSTSCMHYISQVQAALIPVMLETLLRQNDDDDLESWTVSKAAGACLTLCSQLLGDNILEPTLGFIHSNFSHSNWHNREAAVLAYGSILEGPSIQKMQPIVETSVTNLCQALNDNVVAVRDTCAWTIGRIVTFHPTIIFPLLGLPPQQSVEHSNGLLSLLLQRLLADEPRVCTNICWIIHQIAESSQYVEGGQKVLDIWFPYIVQSLLQAFKRENSDENNMKQACFNALSMVVANSGADNDMNLVNLAHELIIGEDIGLQKLMEKNPIPRSDAAVLNIQLICGALYALTTKLGKRLTLQYSQILLRLYFELLRQGGSSEESILSLTSLIVAMSHDFSPYVNECISIIIPLIQGYDELDTCKYSIELVGDLVRSVGKGINPSLEIIIKTLCALLAKNDVDRKVKPLAIIALGDISMNLGEDFIPYAISVLQLFQQASITQYNDGPVNSEDWIEYLGELREAVLQGYTGIVYGMKDAKRLEILGPYVPSIIQFIDNIVNDYSGEFPNDSNLKNATALVGDLITAFNGQLIQYLLSKDKRSILENICTVGETSRDPDIISNIKWVRKLCNM; encoded by the coding sequence ATGGATCTAACCCAAGTACTGTTAAACTGCCACAATTCAGTAGAGtcaattagaaaaaatGCTGAGCAGCAGCTTCAAGCTGCCCAAGAGCAAAATATAGGAGAATATTTGACACTTTTAGCTGAGGAGCTGTTTAATGAGAGTAAGCCAGAGTTGTCTCGCCAATTGGCCGGATTACTATTAAAGAATGCAGTTTCAGGGATTGAACCCAGAATAGATATTGAAAGAAGAGGAATGTGGATATCTCTCCCACAAAATGTTACATCAAAAATTAAGGCGTTAGTATTAGAGTCTATTTTGAGTCCAGTTGCAAGTGTTAGAGGCGCGTCTTGCCAAGTAATTGCAAAGCTTGGGCGTGTAGAACTTCCATGTAAAAGATGGCCCGAACTTCTTCCATATTTAATCAGACTTGTTCAAAATAACTCTGACAACAAAATGtcaattatatataaacgCTCCTCATTAACGGCTTTGGGATATTTGTGCgaagattcaaaaatacTAGAAAATGAGGTTTCGTCCCTAATAATTACAGAAGATATTAGCAACCAAATTTTAACTGCAATTGTTCAAGGTATGAATGACCCTGACTCAGAAACTGCCTTGGCAGCAACCAAATCATTTTACTATGCATTGTATTTTGCAAGGAGTAACTTTTCAAATGAGATGgaaagaaatttaatttttcaagTTTTGTGCACTTTATGTGGGACAGAAGGAAATAAAAGAGAGCTTCTTCAAACTGCGGCTTACGAATGCTTAGTCTCTATAGCTACTGAATATTATGATTACTTGGGTTCATACTTATCAGTATTGACTCCAATGACCATAAAGGGGATTAAAGGGGTATATGAACCAGTTTCTATTTGCTGTATTGAATTTTGGAACACTATTGCAGATTTAGAGATCGAATTGTCGCTCGAGGATGAGCACAATAATACATCGCCAAGTACAAGTTGTATGCACTACATTTCCCAAGTCCAGGCGGCGTTAATACCTGTGATGCTGGAGACGTTATTAAGACagaatgatgatgatgaccTGGAAAGTTGGACGGTTTCTAAAGCAGCCGGAGCTTGTTTAACGCTTTGCTCTCAACTTCTTGGTGATAATATCTTAGAACCCACGCTCGGGTTTATTCATTCTAACTTTTCTCATTCAAATTGGCATAATAGAGAGGCTGCTGTTTTGGCTTATGGAAGCATTCTTGAAGGCCCCAGTATTCAAAAAATGCAACCTATTGTTGAAACATCGGTAACAAATTTATGTCAGGCTTTAAATGACAATGTTGTAGCTGTAAGAGATACTTGCGCATGGACGATTGGAAGAATTGTTACGTTTCACCCAACTATTATTTTTCCATTGCTAGGCCTTCCTCCTCAACAATCTGTTGAGCATTCTAACGGTTTATTGTCATTATTATTGCAGAGACTATTGGCAGATGAGCCTCGTGTCTGtacaaatatttgttgGATAATACATCAAATTGCGGAATCTTCTCAGTATGTAGAAGGCGGACAAAAGGTTTTAGATATTTGGTTTCCTTATATTGTTCAAAGTTTATTACAAGCATTTAAAAGGGAAAACTCTGATGAAAACAATATGAAACAAGCATGTTTTAATGCTTTATCAATGGTTGTGGCTAATTCTGGGGCAGACAATGATATGAATTTGGTGAATTTAGCGCATGAACTAATTATTGGCGAAGATATTGGTCTACAAAAGTTAATGGAAAAAAATCCTATTCCAAGATCTGATGCAGCAGTTCTAAATATACAACTAATTTGTGGGGCACTATATGCATTAACTACAAAGCTTGGGAAAAGACTAACACTTCAGTATTCGCAAATACTACTTCGATTGTACTTCGAGCTTTTACGACAGGGTGGTTCGTCCGAAGAATCTATTCTTTCTTTGACTTCTCTTATTGTAGCAATGTCCCATGACTTCTCTCCATATGTAAACGAGTGCATATCTATAATAATCCCTCTAATTCAAGGCTATGATGAGCTCGATACGTGCAAATATTCTATAGAACTTGTTGGCGATTTGGTTAGATCAGTTGGAAAAGGAATTAATCCATCTttggaaattattatcaagaCTTTGTGCGCTTTGTTGGCTAAAAACGATGTAGATAGGAAAGTTAAGCCATTAGCAATAATTGCACTCGGAGATATTTCAATGAATTTGGGGGAGGACTTTATTCCATACGCAATATCAGTATTGCAATTATTTCAACAAGCTTCAATTACGCAGTACAATGACGGCCCAGTTAATAGTGAAGACTGGATAGAGTATTTAGGCGAACTTAGAGAAGCTGTTTTACAAGGATATACTGGGATTGTATATGGAATGAAGGATGCAAAAAGACTAGAAATATTAGGGCCCTATGTTCCCAGCATTATTCAgtttattgataatatcGTCAACGATTATAGCGGCGAATTTCCTAATGATTCAAACTTGAAGAACGCCACAGCGCTAGTCGGCGATTTGATAACTGCGTTTAATGGGCAGcttattcaatatttactttCCAAGGACAAAAGATCTATTCTCGAAAACATTTGTACAGTTGGCGAGACTTCTAGGGACCCagatattattagtaatataAAGTGGGTAAGGAAGCTCTGTAATATGTAA
- a CDS encoding membrane protein conserved in eukaryotes, producing the protein MVSFQEFILLELIKYLDKSYMLQRRWKVVIWDLSIENLCDEEASVFIEIDFGTSREEFRVQLESKEYILSNGELKHRLRTPIVHSLLKDKPQKIKFHPSFEYRGSYYDIEKEKLKLSAWKYHNFRLNTLDAMFEIKLNTCANSDLQHQCYLMRLGDGHTLEKVYRICFNLYFQEIYDFQLSLDRFEIKELLTHDNIMDRVSSLKKKAVEKVPFNNNSFFEIDTEINSNEFLSEFTIIENTEFESINKSRYRNLLGNNNRIGNDPIKKIFQYISFNYSENEMGNVLTEKSKANSKTLNLESSINEQENKGKIESNIVDQRKGIWDTFLGFIGLLKEDQKDNIQKLDSLLIEAELDQAKLHPANCSPRLKINITWPTTLKNYTMYSNIQKGTNWPVWENLGSIYLRGTIADLENCFIDIDVIDNNKDKTINSQARTHIPLKGLIETNTVIESNLSEPLWLAEKVKKTEERRILATWEFGMITGNISFKNYPSQRQKGNFIHFVKDRLYLMIKIIKVDNIITFENLENTLVNISITHQGLTSKSNSNICSSLKDRPIDDYIILPLQLPPISELYFFHLESLGEIYIDLWVTSDNQSGSKMQHAGFTSFTIWDTIFSIKGAKRPTSERYYSSYTSGSNEKLKVRVLEQEVPLKFLFPTDRVANISFEAFITPDILSIKPKGNQAICSKDTGISEKIDIFLRSRVELSPSQAPKVYQNEKASIEVTLISKLGTGIIGRFFIFSSFNHRGNELMLTQFVRPIPAPSGIITPRAIFHFVRCIPFINTSFREPPKRTRDKFNNETSKNDSLKRGSQESKSAYSFDKSHYWFTPDFTLLSNGGGVIDHCLLHVSLLLKQKIQAFVCIGTVAGGHFHSWVMSWHFSEVDNSTYIKFWEVTTGQIYILKNRFISQQRAREVTLRFRKRERLLSAGVEPQSNSAHIKTIKLPYRSIDTIFNEINIWYNVQENINPGSIFFDLWNGSLFISCTNTPLVHNPGFRSQPYSSILNKSTIKNMKNLLKNILHYEIQSRRSAQNLGTRWNMDPTLNLFLEKGLEIIELSEISSEEEYPDVMTKFSDWKFAMESKVPLMHRVLGFPLSFNHANPKIIAETVLGKLEILFTRDKSATLTIAVLINGYPNHVLCCRIFILVIQKVSERERKKILERQEKKKLKQEKSFKNEKSNSLKLDLKSSKFEENNDISQANINYQDGFNIENNNQIISEDTKKDVHSSVPLVTADFIGILDKENKMIRKRRVALPEGSISGNLWISKKIKDDGNFRYYIEGIENSVSESLNISKNRVCATELNYEGQRVGFAILPGLNDDEMSPLDLMYEMALKVDELLKSDKNFIEFTGGDAVLEWDYEQMESGGEDEEAIQYIENEDNSDVQSEISEFEEDLSEEELDETLESESEENTENIESENEDDINCLSSNSSSSISNTFSSLVEENEQNTTSRHLLKRESNEDFNSDISNGFSDTSVKNGIKTVRFEVKENSDNLNSSKNNLKTKISSSVSEKKNLKRFTKTGKYIIYRRPEYEQSKIVSKELINSDTITSDLSVFPAATLAISLARGHSEIRESGLLSANKETYYNIEKSRYIKKTDNSGNKMLTHSSSNDLLSNMFYKGNYNAFAQTLNKKNSTNNEMINSIKANKRSIPRANSITFRRN; encoded by the coding sequence ATGGTAAGCTTCCaagaatttatattattagaacTCATTAAGTATTTAGACAAGTCATATATGCTTCAAAGGAGATGGAAAGTCGTAATATGGGACTTAAGCATTGAAAACTTATGTGATGAAGAGGCCAGCGTATTTATAGAAATAGATTTTGGAACATCGAGAGAGGAATTTCGCGTGCAACTTGAGTCAAAAGAATATATCTTGTCAAATGGAGAACTCAAACATCGCCTGAGAACACCAATTGTGCATAGCCTCCTTAAAGATAAGcctcaaaaaataaagtttcatccttcttttgaatataGAGGCTCTTATtatgatattgaaaaagaaaaactCAAGCTTTCTGCCTGGAAATATCATAATTTTAGACTTAATACATTAGACGCGATGTttgaaatcaaattaaatacATGCGCAAATTCTGATCTTCAGCATCAGTGCTACTTGATGAGATTAGGTGATGGTCATACATTGGAAAAGGTTTATAGGATTTGTTTCAATCTATACTTCCAGGAAATTTATGATTTTCAGCTTTCACTTGATCGATTTGAAATAAAGGAACTATTAACTCATGATAATATTATGGACAGAGTTAGTtctctaaaaaaaaaggcCGTTGAAAAAGTtccttttaataataattctttctttgaaatagatactgaaattaattcaaatgaattCTTGTCAGAATTTAccattattgaaaatactGAATTTGAAAGTATCAATAAAAGTAGATATCGAAATTTATTGGGAAATAACAATAGGATAGGTAATGAtccaattaaaaaaatatttcaatatatttcctTTAATTATAGTGAAAATGAAATGGGGAATGTATTAACCGAAAAATCTAAAGCTAATAGTAAAACATTGAATTTAGAAAGTTCGATAAATGAACAAGAGAATAAAGGGAAAATCGAATCCAATATAGTTGATCAAAGAAAAGGAATCTGGGATACTTTCTTGGGGTTTATTGGCCTGCTAAAGGAAGATcaaaaagataatattcaaaaacttgatagtttattaatagaaGCAGAACTAGACCAAGCAAAACTCCATCCTGCTAATTGTAGCCCaagattaaaaattaacatAACCTGGCCTACAACGTTGAAAAATTATACTATGTATAGCAACATACAAAAAGGTACCAATTGGCCTGTATGGGAAAACCTAGGATCAATTTATTTGCGAGGAACAATAGCAGATTTGGAAAATTGTTTTATTGATATAGATGtcattgataataataaagacaAAACAATAAACTCACAGGCAAGAACTCATATCCCACTAAAAGGATTGATCGAGACTAATACAGTTATTGAATCAAATCTATCTGAACCTCTGTGGTTAGCagaaaaagtaaaaaaaactgAAGAGCGTAGAATACTTGCTACTTGGGAATTTGGGATGATTACAGGaaatatttcattcaaGAATTATCCTTCACAACGGCAGAAAGGgaattttattcattttgtAAAAGATagattatatttaatgattaaaataatcaaagTTGACAATATTATAACTTTTGagaatttagaaaatacTCTAGTTAACATTTCAATCACTCATCAAGGGTTAACCTCAAAGTctaattccaatatttgtAGCAGTTTAAAAGACAGACCAATAGATGATTACATTATTTTACCATTGCAGTTACCACCAATATCAGAACTTTACTTTTTTCACTTAGAGAGTTTGGGAGAGATTTATATAGACTTATGGGTTACTTCAGATAATCAAAGCGGTTCTAAAATGCAACATGCAGGATTTACTTCGTTCACAATTTGGGAcacaatattttctatcAAAGGCGCAAAAAGACCAACATCAGAAAGATATTATAGTTCTTATACATCTGGCTCAAATGAAAAGTTAAAGGTAAGAGTATTGGAACAAGAAGTCCCGTTAAAATTCCTTTTCCCAACAGATAGAGTTGCTAATATTTCCTTTGAAGCATTTATTACTCCAGATATATTATCTATAAAACCAAAGGGTAATCAAGCAATTTGTTCAAAAGATACTGGAATATCTGAAAAAATTGacatttttttaagaaGTCGAGTAGAACTTTCACCGAGTCAAGCACCAAAAGTATATCAAAACGAAAAAGCTTCTATTGAGGTAACATTAATTAGTAAACTAGGCACAGGAATAATTGGGAgattctttatattttcttcttttaatcATAGAGGAAATGAGCTTATGCTTACACAATTCGTTAGACCAATTCCTGCGCCAAGTGGTATTATTACTCCAAGAgcaatatttcattttgtAAGATGCATCCCCTTCATTAATACAAGTTTTAGAGAACCTCCAAAAAGAACAAGAGACAAGTTTAACAATGAAACGTCTAAAAatgattctttaaaaagGGGTAGTCAAGAATCCAAAAGCGCATATTCGTTTGATAAGTCACATTATTGGTTCACCCCAGACTTTACACTACTGAGTAATGGGGGTGGAGTTATTGACCATTGCCTTTTGCATGTTTCCTTATTGTTAAAGCAAAAAATTCAAGCTTTCGTATGTATTGGCACAGTTGCTGGGGGGCATTTTCATTCTTGGGTAATGTCATGGCACTTCAGCGAAGTAGATAATAGCACATATATCAAATTCTGGGAAGTAACAACAGGACAAATCTATATACTAAAAAATAGGTTTATTTCCCAACAAAGAGCTCGCGAGGTCACTTTGAGATTTAGGAAGAGGGAACGCCTTTTATCTGCCGGAGTTGAGCCACAAAGTAATAGTGCACATATAAAGACGATAAAACTACCATATAGAAGTATTGACactatttttaatgaaataaatatttggtaTAATGttcaagaaaatataaatccggggtcaatattttttgatctATGGAATggttcattatttatttcgTGTACGAATACGCCTTTAGTTCATAATCCTGGGTTCCGAAGCCAGCCATattcatcaatattaaacaaatcaaccattaaaaatatgaagaatctattaaaaaatatactaCATTATGAGATTCAATCTCGTAGGAGTGCACAGAATCTCGGAACAAGATGGAATATGGACCCAACgttaaatctttttttggaaaaagGTCTGGAAATCATAGAGCTTTCCGAAATATCGAGCGAAGAAGAATATCCTGACGTTATGACAAAATTTAGTGACTGGAAGTTTGCCATGGAATCAAAAGTTCCATTAATGCATAGAGTGTTGGGATTTCCACTCTCATTTAATCATGCAAACCCAAAAATAATTGCGGAAACAGTTTTAGGGAAacttgaaattttatttacaaGAGATAAATCAGCAACTTTGACTATTGCagttttaattaatggCTATCCAAATCATGTTTTGTGTTGTAGAATATTCATTTTGGTTATTCAAAAAGTTAGCGAAAGagaaaggaaaaaaattttggaaaggcaagagaaaaaaaaattgaaacaggagaaatcatttaaaaacgagaaatcaaattcattaaagttagatttaaaaagttctaaatttgaagaaaataatgatattagCCAGGCTAACATTAATTATCAAGATGGATTTAacatagaaaataataatcaaattattagCGAAGACACAAAAAAAGATGTACATAGTAGTGTTCCATTGGTGACTGCTGACTTCATAGGTATATTAGacaaagaaaataagatGATACGGAAAAGAAGAGTAGCCTTACCTGAAGGTAGCATTTCTGGAAATCTTTggatttcaaaaaaaattaaggATGATGGAAATTTTCGGTACTATATTGAAGGAATTGAAAATTCTGTCAGTGAAAgtttaaatatatcaaaaaataGAGTATGTGCAACTGAGTTGAATTATGAAGGTCAAAGAGTGGGGTTTGCCATTTTACCTGGTCtaaatgatgatgaaatgAGTCCTTTAGACTTGATGTATGAAATGGCTTTAAAGGTGGACgaattattgaaatcaGACAAAAACTTTATCGAATTTACCGGGGGGGATGCTGTACTGGAATGGGATTATGAACAAATGGAAAGTGGAGGAGAGGATGAGGAAGCGATCCAATAcatagaaaatgaagataattcTGATGTCCAATCAGAAATAAGCgaatttgaagaagacTTGAGCGAAGAAGAGCTTGATGAAACACTTGAAAGTGAATCAGAAGAAAACacagaaaatattgagtCAGAAAATGAAGACGATATAAATTGTTTAAGTTCTAATAGTTCTAGCTCAATATCGAATACATTTTCGAGCTTGGTCgaagaaaatgaacaaAATACAACTTCAAGACATCTATTGAAAAGAGAATCAAATGAAGATTTCAATTCCGATATTTCAAATGGATTTTCTGATACTTCAGTAAAAAATGGAATAAAAACAGTAAGGTTTGAAGTAAAGGAGAATTctgataatttaaatagttCAAAAAATAACCTCAAAACCAAAATAAGTTCAAGTGTTtctgaaaaaaagaatctGAAAAGGTTTACAAAAACGGggaaatatataatttatagaCGCCCAGAATATGAACAATCAAAAATAGTTAGCAAAGAGCTCATAAATTCCGATACAATTACTAGCGACTTATCAGTATTTCCGGCTGCAACATTAGCAATTAGCTTAGCAAGAGGCCATTCTGAGATAAGAGAAAGCGGATTGTTAAGTGCAAACAAGGAGACATATTACAACATAGAAAAAAGTAGGTACATCAAAAAAACAGATAACTCTGGAAATAAAATGCTTACTC